In Mytilus edulis chromosome 6, xbMytEdul2.2, whole genome shotgun sequence, the following proteins share a genomic window:
- the LOC139526812 gene encoding NTR domain-containing protein-like, producing the protein MKPTIVTMICLVLLCVLSEARGRRCKKCPQYDTNQKKLCRATFATKGIIKSQRRVDDKIEYTVKPNYNFIIKLPSIVKILSPTSECGVFLSTGYEYLISGVKSRYGNTYETHNCFWNDQWIDIPANTQTELTNGKMYARCNS; encoded by the exons ATGAAGCCAACTATTGTGACCATGATTTGTCTTGTGCTGCTATGTGTTTTGTCGGAGGCACGTGGTAGAAGATGCAAAAAATGTCCACAGTATGATACAAATCAAAAAAAGTTATGCCGGGCTACTTTCG cAACAAAAGGAATAATAAAAAGCCAGAGACGCGTGGACGATAAAATTGAATACACAGTGAagccaaattataattttata ATCAAGCTCCCAAGTATTGTTAAAATTCTTTCTCCGACAAGTGAATGCGGAGTGTTTTTATCTACAGGATATGAATATCTTATATCAG GAGTGAAATCACGATATGGAAATACTTACGAAACACACAACTGCTTTTGGAATGACCAATGGATTGATATTCCAGCAAATACACAAACAGAACTCACAAATGGAAAAATGTATGCAAGATGTAATTCATAA